Proteins from a genomic interval of Trifolium pratense cultivar HEN17-A07 linkage group LG6, ARS_RC_1.1, whole genome shotgun sequence:
- the LOC123889395 gene encoding V-type proton ATPase subunit B 2: protein MGAADNIHVEDGTLEIGMEYRTVSGVAGPLVILEKVKGPKYQEIVNIRLGDGTTRRGQVLEVDGEKAVVQVFEGTSGIDNKFTTVQFTGEVLKTPVSLDMLGRIFNGSGKPIDNGPPILPEAYLDISGSSINPSERTYPEEMIQTGISTIDVMNSIARGQKIPLFSAAGLPHNEIAAQICRQAGLVKRLEKSDNLLEGGEEDNFAIVFAAMGVNMETAQFFKRDFEENGSMERVTLFLNLANDPTIERIITPRIALTTAEYLAYECGKHVLVILTDMSSYADALREVSAAREEVPGRRGYPGYMYTDLATIYERAGRIEGRKGSITQIPILTMPNDDITHPTPDLTGYITEGQIYIDRQLHNRQIYPPINVLPSLSRLMKSAIGEGMTRRDHADVSNQLYANYAIGKDVQAMKAVVGEEALSSEDLLYLEFLDKFERKFVAQGAYDTRNIFQSLDLAWTLLRIFPRELLHRIPAKNLDQYYNRDAGN from the exons ATGGGTGCGGCTGACAATATTCATGTCGAAGATGGAACCTTGGAGATTGGAATGG AATATAGAACTGTTTCTGGGGTTGCTGGACCATTGGTTATTCTTGAAAAAGTTAAG GGACCTAAGTATCAAGAGATTGTTAATATTCGGTTAGGAGATGGAACTACGAGGCGTGGACAAGTTCTAGAAGTTGATGGCGAAAAAGCTGTTGTTCAG GTTTTTGAAGGTACGTCTGGGATTGACAATAAATTCACAACTGTGCAATTTACTGGAGAG GTGTTAAAGACTCCTGTATCACTGGACATGCTTGGCCGCATCTTTAATGGTTCTGGAAAACCAATTGATAACGGTCCACCCATATTACCTGAGGCTTACTTGGACATATCAG GTAGTTCCATCAACCCTAGTGAGAGAACCTACCCAGAAGAGATGATTCAGACAGGAATTTCTACAATTGATGTCATGAATTCTATTGCTAGAGGTCAAAAGATCCCTCTATTCTCAGCTGCTGGTCTCCCTCATAATGAAATTGCTGCACAAATATGTCGTCAGGCGGGCTTAGTCAAGCGATTAGAGAAATCCGATAATCTTCTTGAG GGTGGAGAAGAGGACAATTTCGCTATTGTATTTGCAGCCATGGGAGTTAACATGGAGACTGCACAGTTTTTCAAACGTGACTTTGAAGAGAATGGCTCTATGGAGAGAGTGACCCTTTTCCTTAATCTG GCAAATGATCCTACAATTGAGCGTATCATCACTCCTCGTATTGCTCTTACTACTGCTGAATATTTGGCATATGAATGCGGCAAACATGTTCTTGTGATACTCACAGATATGAGTTCTTATGCTGATGCTCTTCGTGAG GTATCTGCAGCCCGAGAAGAGGTTCCAGGTAGACGTGGATATCCTGGTTACATGTATACAGATCTTGCAACAATATATGAACGTGCTGGAAGAATCGAGGGACGAAAAGGCTCTATTACACAAATTCCAATTCTAACCATGCCTAACGACG ATATTACACATCCAACTCCTGATCTTACTGGATATATCACTGAGGGGCAGATATATATTGACCGACAGTTGCACAACAGACAG ATATATCCACCAATCAATGTCCTTCCATCGCTGTCTCGATTAATGAAG AGTGCCATCGGGGAGGGAATGACACGAAGGGATCACGCTGATGTGTCCAACCAG CTCTATGCAAATTATGCCATCGGAAAGGATGTCCAGGCAATGAAAGCCGTGGTCGGAGAAGAAGCACTTTCGTCTGAGGACCTG CTGTATCTGGAATTTCTCGACAAGTTTGAGAGGAAGTTTGTTGCCCAAGGAGCATACGATACCCGCAACATCTTCCAGTCTCTAGATCTTGCATGGACTTTGCTTCGGATTTTCCCTCGCGAGCTTCTTCATCGTATACCGGCAAAGAATCTCGATCAGTACTACAACCGAGATGCTGGCAACTGa